The following proteins are co-located in the Noviherbaspirillum sp. UKPF54 genome:
- a CDS encoding efflux RND transporter periplasmic adaptor subunit: protein MNFSRKWWVWLGAVVVALAVIGLRLWSQKNAAPEYKAAKVEKGSITAAVSASGTLNPVVSVQVGSQVSGQLKEILADFNTEVKQGQLIARIDPETFEYKVRQAQADVDAARSQVLTQQANIAAQRAEVTRAEVNLADAKRDLERKQQLVEKGFIAAADRDKAQATFNALAEQVNTARAQAAVAVANAHNAESVVKQREAALAQARIDLERTAIKAPVNGVVIKRSVERGQTVAASLQAPELFIIAENLADMQVDAAIDEAEIGRIRPGQKATFTVDAFPGRSFEGSVRQIRKSAQNVSSVITYTVVIGAANPGKELLPGMTANVRIITDTRGNVLKVPNAALRFRPGGASDKPAQAAEAQGNTNAGQAGGGQLRALRERLEKDLQLTDAQKGRLDAIFSGMRDKFAALREAPDGERQKMAERNRSEMRAQIMEMLTPEQKKKYEEIIAESDERRSGGARGRVYILDERKQPKALTVRLGLTDGSSTEIISPEIKEGMEVITGTAQSAGASRPQQAPGPRMF from the coding sequence ATGAATTTTTCAAGGAAGTGGTGGGTATGGCTGGGCGCTGTAGTGGTCGCGCTCGCGGTAATTGGCCTGCGCTTGTGGTCGCAGAAGAACGCCGCGCCCGAGTACAAGGCGGCGAAGGTCGAAAAGGGCAGCATCACGGCCGCCGTTTCCGCCTCCGGCACGCTCAATCCGGTGGTGTCGGTGCAGGTCGGCTCCCAGGTGTCGGGGCAGTTGAAGGAGATTCTGGCCGACTTCAATACCGAGGTGAAGCAGGGCCAGCTCATTGCCCGCATCGATCCGGAAACCTTCGAGTACAAGGTGCGGCAGGCGCAGGCCGATGTGGACGCCGCGCGCTCGCAGGTGCTGACCCAGCAGGCGAACATCGCGGCGCAGCGCGCCGAAGTGACGCGGGCGGAAGTCAACCTGGCCGACGCGAAGCGCGACCTGGAGCGCAAGCAGCAGCTGGTTGAAAAAGGCTTCATCGCCGCCGCCGACCGGGACAAGGCCCAGGCCACCTTCAACGCCCTGGCCGAGCAGGTGAACACGGCGCGCGCCCAGGCAGCGGTGGCCGTCGCCAACGCGCACAATGCCGAATCCGTGGTCAAGCAGCGCGAAGCGGCGCTGGCGCAGGCCAGGATCGACCTGGAGCGCACCGCGATCAAGGCGCCGGTCAACGGCGTGGTAATCAAGCGCAGCGTCGAGCGGGGCCAGACCGTGGCCGCGAGCCTGCAGGCGCCGGAACTGTTCATCATCGCGGAAAACCTGGCCGACATGCAGGTCGACGCCGCCATCGACGAAGCGGAGATCGGGCGCATCCGGCCCGGGCAAAAGGCGACCTTCACCGTCGATGCCTTCCCCGGGCGCAGCTTCGAAGGCAGCGTCAGGCAGATCCGCAAATCGGCGCAGAACGTATCCAGCGTCATTACCTACACGGTGGTGATCGGCGCCGCGAATCCCGGCAAGGAATTGTTGCCGGGCATGACGGCGAATGTGCGGATCATCACCGACACCCGCGGCAATGTGCTCAAGGTGCCCAATGCAGCGCTGCGCTTCCGGCCCGGCGGGGCGAGCGACAAGCCGGCGCAGGCGGCGGAAGCGCAGGGCAATACGAACGCCGGGCAGGCGGGCGGCGGCCAGTTGCGCGCGCTGCGCGAGCGGCTGGAAAAGGATCTGCAGCTCACCGATGCGCAAAAGGGCAGGCTGGACGCGATTTTCTCCGGCATGCGCGACAAGTTCGCAGCCCTGCGCGAGGCGCCTGACGGCGAGCGCCAGAAAATGGCCGAGCGCAATCGCAGCGAAATGCGCGCACAGATCATGGAAATGCTCACGCCCGAGCAGAAGAAGAAATACGAGGAAATCATCGCCGAAAGCGACGAACGGCGCAGCGGCGGCGCACGTGGACGCGTCTATATCCTCGACGAGCGCAAGCAGCCGAAAGCGCTGACTGTGCGCCTGGGACTGACCGACGGCAGTTCGACCGAAATCATCTCGCCGGAAATCAAGGAAGGCATGGAAGTTATCACCGGTACGGCCCAATCCGCTGGTGCCTCGCGGCCGCAACAGGCGCCCGGTCCGAGGATGTTCTGA